A window from Nycticebus coucang isolate mNycCou1 chromosome X, mNycCou1.pri, whole genome shotgun sequence encodes these proteins:
- the AWAT2 gene encoding acyl-CoA wax alcohol acyltransferase 2, translating to MLLSSKKDLKTALEVFAVFQWALSAFLIVTTVILVNLYLVIFTSYWPVTVLILTWLAFDWKTPEQGGRRFNCVRKWYLWKHYCDYFPLKLLKTHDISPSCNYILACHPHGLMSHSCFGHFSTETSGFSKIFPGITPYMLTLGAFFWVPFLREYIMSTGACSVSQSSMDFLLTHRGTGNMLIVVVGGLAECRYSQPGSSTLVLKNRSGFVRVALRHGVALIPAYAFGETDLYDQHIFTPGGLVNRFQKWFRSMVHIYPCAFYGRGFTKNSWGLLPYTRPVTTIVGEPLPLPKIENPSREIVAKYHALYIDALRKLFDQHKTKFGISETQELVII from the exons TAACCACTGTGATCCTTGTCAACCTCTACCTGGTGATATTCACATCATACTGGCCTGTTACTGTGCTCATTCTTACCTGGCTGGCTTTTGACTGGAAGACCCCTGAGCAAG GTGGCCGCCGGTTTAACTGTGTGAGAAAGTGGTATCTGTGGAAACACTACTGTGATTACTTCCCTCTCAAG CTTCTGAAGACTCACGATATCTCCCCCAGCTGCAACTATATCCTCGCCTGCCACCCTCATGGGCTCATGTCTCATTCATGCTTTGGCCACTTTTCTACAGAGACTTCAGGTTTCTCCAAGATCTTTCCTGGCATCACCCCTTATATGCTCACATTGGGAGCCTTTTTCTGGGTGCCTTTCCTCAGAGAATATATAATGTCTACAG GGGCCTGCTCTGTGAGCCAATCCTCCATGGACTTTCTGCTTACCCATAGAGGCACAGGCAACATGCTCATTGTAGTGGTTGGTGGCCTGGCTGAGTGCAGATATAGCCAGCCAGGCTCTTCCACCCTGGTGTTGAAGAACCGGTCTGGATTTGTGCGTGTGGCCCTTCGACATGG AGTGGCTCTAATCCCTGCATATGCCTTTGGGGAGACGGACCTCTACGATCAGCACATTTTCACTCCTGGGGGCTTGGTCAACCGCTTCCAGAAGTGGTTCCGGAGTATGGTACACATCTACCCTTGTGCTTTCTATGGCCGTGGCTTCACCAAGAACTCCTGGGGCCTCCTGCCCTATACTCGGCCTGTAACCACCATTG TTGGGGAGCCTCTGCCACTGCCCAAGATTGAGAATCCAAGCCGGGAGATTGTGGCTAAATACCATGCACTCTATATTGATGCTCTGCGCAAGCTCTTTGACCAGCATAAGACCAAGTTTGGCATATCTGAGACCCAAGAGCTGGTGATAATTTGA